A region from the Vulpes lagopus strain Blue_001 chromosome 5, ASM1834538v1, whole genome shotgun sequence genome encodes:
- the LOC121491797 gene encoding small nuclear ribonucleoprotein F-like, translating into MSLPLDPKPFSSGPTGKPGMGSRWGMGDRAHLVPGDLNMQHADAEEHTGGALSAHLMRFQKVE; encoded by the coding sequence ATGAGCTTACCCCTCGATCCCAAGCCTTTCTCCAGTGGACCAACAGGAAAGCCAGGAATGGGGAGTCGGTGGGGAATGGGGGACAGAGCCCACCTGGTACCTGGAGACTTGAACATGCAGCATGCAGACGCAGAGGAGCACACGGGTGGAGCACTGTCTGCACATTTGATGAGATTTCAAAAGGTGGAATAA